Genomic DNA from Nonomuraea rubra:
TCAGATAGAACCGCCGCTCAGTCTCCACCACGTACGTGAACAAACCGACGACATCACGGTATTCGCGGTAAAGCTGCAGCTCCATCTCGGTTTCGTACTTTTCGAGATCCTCTGCGCTCATCGCGGTCCTCCTGTCGTACCGGTCCCCCGGTTCGCCTGCTCAGGCAACCCCGGCCCCCATTTCATTTTCACCCATCTCCCTCGCCACCGTGACGAAGGAGTAACGGTGATCAGGACACGGACCGTGCGTTTCCAGCGCCAGCCGGTGTCCTGGTGTGACATACCCCTTGTGTTCGGCGAAGCCGTACTGCGGGTAGCGCTCGTCGAGTGCGACCATCAACCGGTCCCTGGTCACCTTGGCCACGATCGACGCGGCCGCCACGCACGCGGCCACCTGGTCCCCCTTCCACACGGCCAGCGACGGCGCCGGGAGCCCCGGGACCGGGAAGCCGTCCGTCAGGATGTACTCCGGGTCACAGGGCAACTGCGCGACGGCTCGCCGCATTCCCGAGACGTTGCACTTGTGCAGACCTTTGGCGTCGATCTCCCCCGGTGGGATGATCACTATGCCCACATGTGAGAAACGCATGATCTGCCCGTGCAGGCGCTCGCGCACCTGCGGGGTCAGCAGTTTCGAGTCGCCCAGGCCGTCGATCTGCTTGCGCAGGACGACGGCCGCGACCACCAGGGGGCCGGCACACGCGCCGCGACCGGCCTCGTCGACGCCCGCTATGGGGGTGAGGCCGCGGCGGGCCAGCGCCCGCTCATAGGCGTAGAGTCCGGAATCGCGCCGGACGACGCTCGGTCGAGGGCGGAACGCAACTGTCATGACACAGGAAGCGTACGCCCCATTCGCCGCATACCGCGACTGGAAGTCGGCTCTACTTGACCTTGTCGAAAATGTCGGGACGGGAGAAGAGATAGCCCCGCGACAGCGGCCAGTAGCGCAGCACGGCCTTGCCGATCACGTCGTCCTCCGAGATGAAGCCGCCTCCCGGCTCCTCCATGTGGGCCCGGGAGTCGGCCGAGGCGCTGCGGTGGTCGCCCATCAGCCACAGCTTCCCGGCGGGCACGGTGACGTCGAAGTCATCGCCGGAAGCGAAATCGTCCGGGTAGAGGTAGGACTGCTCGTCCAGCACCGTACCGTTGACCGAGAGGCGGTGCTGCTTGTCGCAGCACACCACCTTGTCGCCGCCGATGCCGATGACCCGCTTGATCGTGTCCTCGCCGTTCCAGCCCTTGAAGACCACGATGTCGCCACGCTCGGGCTTGCCCGCCAGCTTGTTGACGAAGACCCTGTCGTTGACCAGCAGGGTGTTCTCCATCGATACCGAGGGGATGTAGAACGAACCGACCACGAACGCCTGAAGCAGCAGCGCGATGCCGACGCCCATGACGAGCAGCAGGACGGTCTCGCGGAAGCCGCCCTTCTTCTTCTGTTTCCCCACGCCCTCCGCCTTTTCGGTGTCGGCCATCAGCGCCTCCTCCGCAGGCGTCGACGGACCAGCACCAAGGGTACGGCCATGCCGAACCCGGCGACCAGCGGCACCGACCCGCCCAGCGCCTGCAGGGCGGGCTGGGCGAACGTGTCAGGGATGTCGATCGTGTCGAACCTGTTGAACGGCCAGACGATCACGAAGGCCCGCCCGATGACCTGGCCTTCGGGGATGGAGCCGCCACCCGGGTCACCGGTGTGCGAGCGGGAGTCGAGCGAGACCGAGCGGTGGTCGCCCATGACCCACAGCCGCTCCGGCGGCACCGTGATGTCGAAGAACTCGTCGGAGGGCCTGTCACCCGGGTAGAGATAGCTCTCCTCGTCGATGGGGGTGCCGTTGACCGTGATGCGCCCCTTGGAGTCGCAGCACTTGACGTGGTCGCCGCCGACGCCGATGACGCGCTTGATGTAGTCCTTCTCGCCGGGGATGATGCCGAAGGCCGTGCCGACCCAGCGGAAGAAGCCCTCGACCACGTTGGCCGGCTCCTCCATCTGGAACTCGCCGTCCCAGGAGTCGACGCCCGAGAAGACCACCACGTCGCCGCGCTCGATGTCACGAGTGTGGTAGACGAGCTTGTTGACCAGGACCCTGTCATTCGTGAGCAGGGTGTTCTCCATCGATTCCGACGGAATGTAGAACGCCTGGACCACGAACGTCTTGATGAGCAGGGCCAGCGCCAGGGCTACGACGATGAGTACGGGGAGTTCTTTCCAGAACGACCCCTTCTTCTCTGGTTTTTCGCCCTTGGCAGGCTTCTGAGTCTCTTCGGCGACCACGTCCACCTCGTCCTCGACAGGGCGGCGCGCCGCGCCGTGCTCCTGGCTTTCGCTAGTCATCGCTGACGAGCCTAGATGATGCTTCGGCCCGACAAGCCTCGACCGACGTTACACCGTGCACGAGTCGCTCCACATAAAGGAAACGGCCCTGTAAAGCCGAATGGCCCGCGCGACGCGCGGGCCATCGAAAGTCCACCTGGTTACTTCGCGGCGGCCGTCTCGCGCTTCTCGCGGATGCGGGCGGCCTTGCCGCGCAGGTCGCGCATGTAGTAGAGCTTGGCGCGACGCACGTCACCGCGGGTCACGAGCACGATCTTCTCGATGACCGGGCTGTGCACCGGGAAGGTACGCTCGACGCCGACACCGTAGCTGACCTTGCGGACCGTGAAGGTCTCGCGGGCACCGCTGCCCTGGCGGCGCAGCACGAAGCCCTTGAAGACCTGGATGCGGGAGCGGTTGCCTTCGACGACGCGGACGTGAACCTCGAGCGTGTCACCGGGGCGGAACGCCGGCACGTCGCCGCGCAGGGTCGCCTTCTCGAGCTCCTGGATCTTCGTGTGCATGAGAGCTGTCCTCAAGTCCTCGCGAGCACGCGGAGGTCCACCCGGCCGGAGCTCGCGGCGGACACGCTTGCTGGTTTGATGTGCCCGGGACCGTTTCCCGGGCATGACGGACCAACCGCTAGACGGTTGGCAGCGATTCAGTTTGCCACATCTTCCGGCCGGAGGCGAAACGAGAGCTCTTCGAGCAGCTTCCTGTCGTGCTTGTCGAGCGTCTCGGGGTCGAGCGCCGCCGCCAGCTCGGGCCGGTTCCGTACGGTGCGCCGGATCGCCTCGTCACGCCGCCAGCGGGCGACATTTCCGTGATGTCCGGACAGCAGCACGGCAGGCACCTCGTGCCCGCGCCACACGGGCGGCTTGGTGTAGACGGGCCCCTCGACCAGGTTCCGCATCGACCCGGGCGCGAACGAGTCGTCCACGGCCGACTGGGCGTTGCCCAGCACGCCCGGCAGCAGCCTGCCGATCGCCTCGACCATGACCAGCACCGCCACCTCGCCGCCGGCCAGCACGTAGTCGCCGATGCTGACCTCGTCCACGCGCATCCGCGACGAGTACTCCTGCATCACCCTGGAGTCGATGCCCTCGTAGCGGCCGCACGCGAACAGCAGCCACGGCTCCTCCGCCAGCTCCTGCGCGAGCTCCTGGTCGAACGGCCGCCCGCTCGGCGTCGGCACGATGATCCGCGGCGATCCGCCCTCGGCGACGGTGTCGATGGCCTCGCCCCACACCTCGGGCTTCATGACCATGCCGGGACCACCGCCGTAGGGGGTGTCGTCCACGGTCTTGTGCACGTCGTGGGCCCACTCGCGCAGCTGATGCAGCCGTACGTCGAGCGTGCCGCGCTCGCGGGCCTTGCCGATCAGCGAGACGTCGAGCGGCGCGAAGTACTCGGGGAAGATCGAGATGATGTCGAGCCGCATCACAGCAGCCCTTCCGGAGGATCGACGACCAGCCGGCCCGCCTCCAGGTCGACCTCGGGCACCAGCTCCCTGACGAACGGGATGAGCGCGTCCTCCTGGCCCTTCCGCCGCACCACGAGCAGGTCCTGGCCGTGGTGGAGCACGTCCTCCACCTCCCCGACCGGCTCGCCCGCGACGGTCTGCACGCTCAGCCCGATGAGCTGGTGGTCGTGGAACTCGTCGGGGTCGTCGGACGGCGTGACCTCGGCGGAGTCGATCACCAGCATGGTGCCGCGCAGCTCCTCGGCGGCGTCGCGGTCGGTGACCCCCTCGAAGGTCACCAGCAGCACGCCCTTGTGCCACCGGCGCCCGGCGACGACGAGCGGCCCCCGGTCGGCGGGGTCGGTCGCGATCGGCTTGCCGGCGGCGAAGCGCAGCTCGGGATCGTCGGTGCGCACCTCCACGGTCACGTCACCGCGTACCCCGTGCGGGCGGCCTATCCGGCCGACGACCAGCTGCACGTGAACCTGCTTTCTGTCTCAACGCGGAGCGCCCCCATCGGAACGAGACCGATGAGGGCGCACAAAACCTGACGCTAACGGACTGCTTCGTGCAGATCGAGCAGATCGACCCGCACGTACTTCCCGTCGGCCAGGGCGTTCACGACCGTGCGCAGCGCCTTGGCGGTGCGCCCGCCGCGTCCGATGACCTTGCCCAGGTCCTCGGGGTGCACCCGGACCTCCAGGACGCGCCCGCTGCGGATGCGGCGTGCGCGGACCCGGACATCGTCGGGATGTTCGACGATGCCCTTAACGAGGTGCTCGAGAGCCTCCTCGAGCACGTCAGGCCTCGCCCTCGGACGGGGTCTCGGCGGCGGCCTCGGCCTCGTCCTTCTTCTTGCTCTTCCTCGGCGTGGTGGCGGCCGTGCCGGTGTCGCCACCGGACAGCGCCTCCTTGGCCGCGGCCTCGTAGATGGCGTGGCGGTCGGGCGCGGGCTCGGCCACCAGCAGCGGGGCCGGAGCGGGCTCGCCCTTGAACTTCTGCCAGTCACCGGTGAGCTTGAGCAGCTTGAGCACCGGCTCGGTCGGCTGCGCGCCGACACCCAGCCAGTAAGCCGCACGCTCGGCGTTGACCTCGATGCGCGAAGGGTTCTCCTTCGGGTGGTACAGGCCGATCTCCTCGATCGCCCGGCCGTCACGCTTGGTGCGGCTGTCGGCGACGACGATACGGTACTGAGCATTGCGGATCATGCCGAGCCGCTTGAGCTTGATCTTGACTGCCACGGGTGTGGTCTCTCCTGCATTCGAGCGTGGGTGAACGGCACCTCGCCGAGTGGGGCACGACGGGATGACGCTCCAGGGACAGGCGTGTCCGGCGGGAGGTGAGAGGGCACCCGCATGGCCACGGTGTTCCAACATGTCATTGTGCCAGATCGACGGCACTG
This window encodes:
- a CDS encoding ribonuclease HII, yielding MTVAFRPRPSVVRRDSGLYAYERALARRGLTPIAGVDEAGRGACAGPLVVAAVVLRKQIDGLGDSKLLTPQVRERLHGQIMRFSHVGIVIIPPGEIDAKGLHKCNVSGMRRAVAQLPCDPEYILTDGFPVPGLPAPSLAVWKGDQVAACVAAASIVAKVTRDRLMVALDERYPQYGFAEHKGYVTPGHRLALETHGPCPDHRYSFVTVAREMGENEMGAGVA
- the rplS gene encoding 50S ribosomal protein L19, which codes for MHTKIQELEKATLRGDVPAFRPGDTLEVHVRVVEGNRSRIQVFKGFVLRRQGSGARETFTVRKVSYGVGVERTFPVHSPVIEKIVLVTRGDVRRAKLYYMRDLRGKAARIREKRETAAAK
- the rpsP gene encoding 30S ribosomal protein S16, which encodes MAVKIKLKRLGMIRNAQYRIVVADSRTKRDGRAIEEIGLYHPKENPSRIEVNAERAAYWLGVGAQPTEPVLKLLKLTGDWQKFKGEPAPAPLLVAEPAPDRHAIYEAAAKEALSGGDTGTAATTPRKSKKKDEAEAAAETPSEGEA
- the rimM gene encoding ribosome maturation factor RimM (Essential for efficient processing of 16S rRNA) yields the protein MQLVVGRIGRPHGVRGDVTVEVRTDDPELRFAAGKPIATDPADRGPLVVAGRRWHKGVLLVTFEGVTDRDAAEELRGTMLVIDSAEVTPSDDPDEFHDHQLIGLSVQTVAGEPVGEVEDVLHHGQDLLVVRRKGQEDALIPFVRELVPEVDLEAGRLVVDPPEGLL
- the lepB gene encoding signal peptidase I, translating into MTSESQEHGAARRPVEDEVDVVAEETQKPAKGEKPEKKGSFWKELPVLIVVALALALLIKTFVVQAFYIPSESMENTLLTNDRVLVNKLVYHTRDIERGDVVVFSGVDSWDGEFQMEEPANVVEGFFRWVGTAFGIIPGEKDYIKRVIGVGGDHVKCCDSKGRITVNGTPIDEESYLYPGDRPSDEFFDITVPPERLWVMGDHRSVSLDSRSHTGDPGGGSIPEGQVIGRAFVIVWPFNRFDTIDIPDTFAQPALQALGGSVPLVAGFGMAVPLVLVRRRLRRRR
- the lepB gene encoding signal peptidase I → MADTEKAEGVGKQKKKGGFRETVLLLVMGVGIALLLQAFVVGSFYIPSVSMENTLLVNDRVFVNKLAGKPERGDIVVFKGWNGEDTIKRVIGIGGDKVVCCDKQHRLSVNGTVLDEQSYLYPDDFASGDDFDVTVPAGKLWLMGDHRSASADSRAHMEEPGGGFISEDDVIGKAVLRYWPLSRGYLFSRPDIFDKVK
- the trmD gene encoding tRNA (guanosine(37)-N1)-methyltransferase TrmD; amino-acid sequence: MRLDIISIFPEYFAPLDVSLIGKARERGTLDVRLHQLREWAHDVHKTVDDTPYGGGPGMVMKPEVWGEAIDTVAEGGSPRIIVPTPSGRPFDQELAQELAEEPWLLFACGRYEGIDSRVMQEYSSRMRVDEVSIGDYVLAGGEVAVLVMVEAIGRLLPGVLGNAQSAVDDSFAPGSMRNLVEGPVYTKPPVWRGHEVPAVLLSGHHGNVARWRRDEAIRRTVRNRPELAAALDPETLDKHDRKLLEELSFRLRPEDVAN
- a CDS encoding RNA-binding protein is translated as MLEEALEHLVKGIVEHPDDVRVRARRIRSGRVLEVRVHPEDLGKVIGRGGRTAKALRTVVNALADGKYVRVDLLDLHEAVR